The following coding sequences lie in one Burkholderia cepacia genomic window:
- a CDS encoding cupin domain-containing protein: MSDFITVLRETCPTPVLDATKWKRIGGDPHTVNLNAYLSKDGSKIMGTWICTPGKFEVNYEKWEYCHFLDGYCIITPEGEKSVHLKAGDVFVIEPGMKGTWEVVETVRKYFVFA, encoded by the coding sequence ATGTCCGATTTCATCACCGTTCTTCGCGAAACCTGCCCGACGCCGGTCCTTGATGCGACCAAGTGGAAACGCATTGGCGGCGATCCGCACACCGTGAACCTCAACGCGTACCTCTCCAAGGACGGCAGCAAGATCATGGGTACCTGGATCTGCACGCCGGGCAAGTTCGAGGTGAACTACGAGAAGTGGGAGTACTGCCACTTCCTCGATGGCTACTGCATCATCACGCCGGAAGGCGAGAAATCGGTGCACCTGAAAGCTGGCGACGTGTTCGTGATCGAACCCGGCATGAAAGGGACGTGGGAAGTAGTGGAGACGGTGCGCAAGTACTTCGTCTTCGCCTGA
- a CDS encoding enolase C-terminal domain-like protein has protein sequence MRITAIHEQAIPVSRYADPAIPSGGLTTSVVAVVTDVVRDGHPVTGYGYASIGRFAQGGLIRERFAPRLLAAADTLADEAGTNLDPFRAWRAMMAGEKPGGHGERCVAVGTLDMAIWDAAAKIADLPLNRFLADRLGRTAAPRVRVYAGGGYRYPHDDLARLSDEMRRIVDLGYTHAKIKIGGADLDQDRRRIEVAAAHLAGSSRLAVDAMNTYDTTTVGAAAEMLAPFDLWWFEDVCDPLDLPLQADLATRYASPIAAGEALFSLAEAKLLDRYGGLRNDRDVLVFDPVHCYGLPGYLQIVDHFVSRGWRCDAFWPHGGHLFSLHVVAALGLGGAEVSPFAFRPFGGLADGETVDAGYARVPQAPGIGFELHATAHEVFRAVSVSGR, from the coding sequence ATGCGCATCACCGCGATCCACGAGCAAGCGATTCCCGTGTCCCGCTATGCCGATCCGGCGATTCCATCCGGCGGCCTGACGACGAGTGTCGTTGCAGTCGTGACCGACGTCGTGCGCGATGGCCACCCGGTGACGGGCTACGGCTACGCATCGATCGGTCGCTTCGCGCAGGGCGGCCTGATCCGCGAACGGTTCGCGCCGCGCCTGCTGGCCGCGGCCGACACGCTCGCCGACGAAGCCGGCACGAACCTCGACCCGTTCCGCGCATGGCGCGCGATGATGGCCGGCGAAAAGCCCGGCGGACACGGCGAACGCTGCGTCGCAGTCGGCACGCTCGACATGGCGATCTGGGACGCCGCCGCGAAAATCGCCGACCTGCCGCTCAATCGCTTTCTGGCCGACCGGCTTGGACGCACGGCAGCACCACGCGTCCGTGTGTACGCGGGCGGCGGCTACCGCTATCCGCATGACGATCTAGCGCGTCTGTCCGACGAGATGCGCCGGATCGTCGATCTCGGCTACACGCACGCGAAGATCAAGATCGGCGGCGCGGATCTCGACCAGGATCGACGCCGCATCGAAGTCGCCGCCGCGCACCTTGCGGGCAGTTCGCGTCTCGCGGTCGACGCGATGAATACGTATGACACGACGACGGTCGGCGCGGCCGCCGAGATGCTCGCACCGTTCGACCTCTGGTGGTTCGAGGACGTGTGCGATCCGCTCGACCTGCCGCTCCAGGCAGACCTCGCCACACGATACGCATCACCGATCGCGGCCGGCGAAGCCTTGTTCTCGCTCGCCGAAGCAAAGCTGCTCGACCGTTACGGCGGGCTGCGCAACGACCGCGACGTGCTCGTATTCGATCCCGTGCATTGCTACGGACTGCCGGGCTATCTGCAGATCGTCGATCACTTCGTGTCGCGCGGCTGGCGATGCGATGCGTTCTGGCCGCATGGCGGTCATCTGTTCTCGCTGCACGTCGTCGCGGCGCTCGGTCTCGGTGGTGCGGAAGTCAGTCCGTTCGCGTTCCGTCCGTTCGGCGGGCTGGCCGATGGCGAAACCGTCGACGCCGGATACGCGCGCGTGCCGCAGGCGCCGGGCATCGGTTTCGAACTGCATGCCACCGCGCACGAAGTATTCCGCGCAGTATCGGTATCGGGCCGTTGA
- a CDS encoding LysE/ArgO family amino acid transporter, which produces MLDTSAFIEGLLLGAGLFTSVGPKDAFVIKRSISSPHLLSIALVCAGSDALLIALGAQGLSALLSRHPGVVSAALWAGIAYLAGYGLLALRSAIVRRQPGQVDGSRAGSEPTRARTVLATAAVSLLNPYAWIDTVLLLGTAIVSHTPSARTPFAIGAMTASLAWFLMLAYGARACRAWFARTLAWRVLDGFVAVMMLGFAIRFAIDAL; this is translated from the coding sequence GTGCTCGACACCTCTGCCTTCATCGAAGGCCTGCTGCTTGGCGCCGGCCTGTTCACGTCGGTCGGCCCCAAGGACGCCTTCGTCATCAAGCGCTCGATCTCGAGCCCCCATCTGCTCTCCATTGCCCTCGTCTGCGCAGGTAGCGACGCGCTGCTGATCGCGCTCGGCGCGCAGGGGTTGTCGGCGCTGCTGTCGCGGCATCCCGGTGTGGTATCGGCCGCGCTGTGGGCCGGTATCGCCTATCTCGCCGGTTATGGCCTGCTCGCGTTGCGTTCGGCGATCGTCAGACGGCAGCCCGGGCAGGTCGACGGTTCGCGCGCCGGCAGCGAGCCCACGCGGGCACGCACGGTACTCGCGACCGCCGCCGTTTCGCTGCTCAATCCGTATGCGTGGATCGATACCGTGCTGCTGCTCGGCACCGCGATCGTGAGCCACACGCCGTCCGCACGCACGCCGTTTGCGATCGGCGCGATGACCGCTTCGCTCGCGTGGTTCCTGATGCTCGCCTATGGCGCACGCGCGTGCCGTGCGTGGTTCGCTCGCACGCTCGCATGGCGTGTGCTCGATGGCTTCGTTGCTGTGATGATGCTCGGCTTCGCGATTCGATTCGCGATCGACGCGCTTTAG
- a CDS encoding DMT family transporter, translated as MSPFQSAWLVLGVSVLAEVLGSVGLKFSAGFSRPLPSAITVVCYAFAVWLMALATKRLEMGLAYASWAAASTAATAVIGIVCFDESVSLLKLGGIALTVCALVALNLGDAATR; from the coding sequence GTGTCCCCGTTCCAGTCTGCCTGGCTTGTGCTGGGCGTCAGTGTTCTCGCCGAAGTGCTCGGCTCCGTCGGCCTGAAATTTTCGGCCGGTTTTTCCCGCCCGCTGCCGTCTGCGATCACGGTCGTCTGCTATGCGTTCGCCGTGTGGCTGATGGCGCTCGCGACGAAGCGCCTCGAAATGGGACTCGCGTACGCGAGCTGGGCCGCCGCCAGCACGGCGGCCACCGCCGTGATCGGCATCGTCTGCTTCGATGAATCGGTATCCTTACTGAAGCTCGGCGGCATCGCGCTGACCGTCTGCGCGCTCGTCGCGCTCAACCTCGGCGATGCGGCAACACGGTGA
- a CDS encoding LysR substrate-binding domain-containing protein has translation MDLRQLRYFVKVVECGNVTHASEALHVAQPAVSQQMRNLEQDLGMQLLERSVRGVAPTAAGRTLYQHALELLRQADGTRELLRRDADTPQGRVTVGMPSSTARVLAIPLARAVRDRYPGIMLELIEAPSADLDTLLERARLDLAIVVDAVDTRGIAIHRLLTETLYLITWPEFPVPDDPVPLDAIAHMPLVLPSAPNTIRNRVDWAMREAGLSYEISFEASSTGLLFAAVMAQLGVTILPWTAAHVEIEERKLKLSTVAHRLFARDLSLCWHDTALVSNAVQKVKAEIVRLFDTLGQRPEWAAGHGDRA, from the coding sequence ATGGACTTGAGACAGTTGCGCTATTTCGTGAAGGTCGTCGAATGCGGCAACGTCACGCATGCGAGCGAGGCGCTGCATGTCGCGCAGCCGGCGGTGAGCCAGCAGATGCGCAATCTCGAACAGGATCTCGGGATGCAGCTGCTCGAGCGGAGCGTGCGCGGCGTCGCGCCGACCGCCGCCGGCCGCACGCTGTACCAGCACGCGCTCGAACTGCTGCGCCAGGCCGACGGCACGCGCGAGTTGCTGCGCCGCGACGCCGATACGCCCCAGGGCCGCGTGACGGTCGGGATGCCGTCGAGCACCGCGCGCGTGCTGGCCATTCCGCTCGCCCGCGCGGTACGCGACCGCTATCCCGGCATCATGCTGGAGCTGATCGAGGCGCCGAGCGCCGATCTCGACACGCTGCTCGAACGCGCGCGGCTCGATCTCGCGATCGTCGTCGATGCGGTCGACACGCGCGGCATCGCGATCCACCGGCTGCTGACGGAAACGCTGTACCTGATCACGTGGCCCGAATTCCCGGTGCCGGACGATCCCGTGCCGCTCGACGCGATCGCGCACATGCCGCTCGTGCTGCCGAGCGCGCCGAACACGATCCGCAACCGTGTCGACTGGGCGATGCGCGAGGCCGGGCTGTCGTACGAAATCAGCTTCGAGGCGAGTTCGACCGGGCTGCTGTTCGCAGCCGTGATGGCGCAGCTCGGCGTAACGATCCTGCCGTGGACGGCCGCGCACGTCGAGATCGAGGAACGCAAGCTCAAGCTGTCGACCGTCGCGCACCGGCTGTTCGCACGGGACCTGTCGCTGTGCTGGCACGACACCGCGCTCGTCAGCAACGCGGTGCAGAAGGTGAAGGCCGAGATCGTCCGGCTGTTCGACACGCTCGGGCAGCGGCCCGAATGGGCAGCCGGCCATGGCGATCGCGCGTGA
- a CDS encoding MFS transporter has protein sequence MFKAIDAPAAGAKPRRTPLTREQVKGFWAVYAGWVLDGVDSVIYALVLIPALTELLPASGIAATPANLGMYGSILFALFLIGWGLSFIWGPLADRFGRVRTLAASILIYSVFTGAAAFVHDVWALAACRLIAGIGVGGEWALAGTYVAESWPEDRRKMGAGYLQTGYYFGFFIAACLNYTIGATYGWRAMFLCGLAPALLAVFTVMRVKEPGQWRRHDARDGDVADARRAHPLREIFAPAFLRRTLTSASLVGVAIVGLWAGSVYEASAVSTLAARAGIDHVGALRLASIGAAILSCATIAGCLVAPWLSERLGRRTALGVYFAGMAGSIVFAFGWAFYQPNGLAAFMVSLAFLGFFGGNFAIFSLWLPEQYPTRVRATAFAFNASVGRFIGAGVNFLLGAAIHGYGSLGVPVAWTAAVFGLGILILPFAVETRHQTLPE, from the coding sequence ATGTTCAAGGCGATCGACGCGCCGGCGGCCGGCGCGAAGCCGCGGCGCACGCCGCTCACGCGCGAGCAGGTGAAGGGCTTCTGGGCCGTGTACGCGGGCTGGGTGCTCGACGGCGTGGATTCGGTGATCTACGCGCTCGTGCTGATTCCCGCACTGACCGAACTGCTGCCGGCATCCGGCATCGCGGCGACGCCCGCGAACCTCGGGATGTACGGCTCGATCCTGTTTGCGCTGTTCCTGATCGGCTGGGGGCTGTCGTTCATCTGGGGGCCGCTCGCCGACCGCTTCGGCCGCGTGCGCACGCTCGCCGCGAGCATCCTGATCTACTCGGTGTTCACCGGTGCGGCCGCGTTCGTGCACGACGTCTGGGCGCTGGCCGCGTGCCGGCTGATCGCCGGGATCGGCGTCGGCGGCGAGTGGGCGCTCGCGGGCACCTATGTCGCAGAGAGCTGGCCGGAAGACCGCCGCAAGATGGGCGCCGGCTACCTGCAGACGGGCTACTACTTCGGCTTCTTCATCGCCGCCTGCCTGAACTACACGATCGGCGCGACCTACGGCTGGCGCGCGATGTTCCTGTGCGGTCTTGCGCCCGCATTGCTCGCGGTGTTCACGGTGATGCGCGTGAAGGAGCCCGGGCAGTGGCGCCGGCACGACGCGCGCGACGGCGACGTGGCCGACGCGCGGCGCGCGCATCCGCTGCGCGAGATCTTCGCGCCGGCGTTCCTGCGCCGCACGCTGACGAGCGCGAGCCTCGTGGGCGTCGCGATCGTCGGGTTGTGGGCCGGTTCTGTTTACGAGGCGAGCGCGGTCAGTACGCTGGCGGCGCGCGCGGGCATCGATCACGTCGGCGCGCTGCGGCTTGCGTCCATCGGTGCGGCAATCCTGTCTTGCGCGACGATCGCGGGCTGCCTGGTCGCACCGTGGCTGTCGGAACGGCTCGGCCGGCGCACCGCGCTCGGCGTGTATTTCGCGGGGATGGCCGGCTCGATCGTGTTCGCGTTCGGCTGGGCGTTCTATCAGCCGAACGGGCTGGCGGCGTTCATGGTGTCGCTCGCGTTTCTCGGCTTCTTCGGCGGCAACTTCGCGATCTTCTCGTTGTGGCTGCCCGAGCAGTACCCGACGCGTGTACGCGCCACCGCGTTCGCGTTCAACGCGTCGGTCGGCCGCTTCATCGGTGCGGGCGTGAACTTCCTGCTCGGCGCCGCGATTCACGGCTACGGATCGCTCGGCGTGCCTGTCGCGTGGACCGCGGCCGTGTTCGGGCTCGGCATCCTGATCCTGCCGTTCGCGGTCGAAACGCGTCACCAGACGTTGCCCGAATGA
- a CDS encoding CaiB/BaiF CoA transferase family protein: MQALKGIKVVDLSRALSGPFCSMVLADLGADVIKVESGPHGDMSRAWGPFDRGVSTYYLSCNRNKRGICVDFRQPAGLDVVRRLIAQADVVIENFKAGTMDAMGLGYAALSAHDPRLVMGSVTAFGPRGPLRDWPGFDQIAQGYAGLMSLTGFPEGEPTRTGTAIGDLSSGMWVATGVMAALFERERTGRGQHVGTSLLESLVSLLSVHGQRYLSLGDVPRRTGNAHAVIAPYGVFETADGPLNLAPITTDMWLRLCQLLDLPELPNDPRFATNDARVAHRDELKVLLESRLRTRGKREWTQRFVEAGLPAGPINTLDEVFDDPQLAHCGLVEPVAHPTLGALRQVVTPLGGMGDDVPAPRTRHAPPLLGEHTVDVLREAGYGDDAIDALLAGRTIFQAEAVAEAVQ; this comes from the coding sequence ATGCAGGCATTGAAGGGAATCAAGGTCGTCGATCTGAGTCGCGCGCTGTCGGGGCCGTTCTGCTCGATGGTGCTCGCCGATCTCGGCGCCGACGTGATCAAGGTCGAGTCGGGGCCGCACGGCGACATGAGCCGCGCATGGGGGCCGTTCGATCGTGGCGTGAGCACGTACTACCTGTCCTGCAACCGCAACAAGCGCGGCATCTGCGTGGATTTCCGGCAGCCGGCTGGGCTCGACGTCGTACGGCGGCTGATCGCGCAGGCCGACGTCGTGATCGAGAATTTCAAGGCCGGCACGATGGACGCGATGGGGCTCGGTTACGCCGCGCTGAGCGCGCATGATCCGCGGCTCGTGATGGGCAGCGTCACCGCGTTCGGCCCGCGCGGCCCGCTGCGCGACTGGCCGGGCTTCGACCAGATCGCGCAGGGCTATGCGGGATTGATGAGCCTCACCGGGTTTCCGGAAGGCGAGCCGACCCGCACGGGCACCGCGATCGGCGATCTCAGCTCCGGAATGTGGGTGGCGACCGGTGTGATGGCCGCGCTGTTCGAGCGCGAGCGGACCGGGCGCGGCCAGCATGTCGGCACGTCGCTGCTCGAAAGCCTCGTGTCGCTGCTGAGCGTGCACGGGCAGCGCTACCTGAGTCTCGGCGATGTGCCGCGTCGCACCGGCAATGCGCACGCGGTGATCGCGCCGTACGGCGTGTTCGAGACGGCCGACGGCCCGCTCAACCTTGCGCCGATCACGACCGACATGTGGCTGCGGTTGTGCCAGCTGCTGGATCTGCCCGAACTGCCGAACGATCCGCGCTTCGCGACCAACGACGCGCGTGTCGCTCACCGTGACGAACTGAAGGTGCTGCTGGAGAGCCGGCTGCGCACGCGCGGCAAGCGCGAATGGACGCAGCGTTTCGTCGAAGCCGGGCTGCCGGCCGGCCCGATCAATACGCTCGACGAAGTGTTCGACGATCCGCAGCTCGCCCATTGCGGGCTGGTCGAGCCGGTCGCCCATCCGACGCTCGGCGCGCTGCGCCAGGTCGTCACGCCGCTCGGCGGGATGGGCGACGACGTGCCGGCGCCGCGCACGCGCCATGCGCCGCCGCTGCTCGGCGAGCATACGGTCGACGTGCTGCGCGAAGCCGGTTACGGCGACGACGCGATCGACGCGCTGCTGGCCGGGCGTACGATCTTCCAGGCGGAAGCCGTGGCGGAGGCCGTGCAATGA
- the scpB gene encoding methylmalonyl-CoA decarboxylase codes for MTDPTKHDSASTVTVDLIGERIARVRFANPARRHALDAPLLDALVARLDALAEHRPPPVVILSNDGSGDVWSAGHDLRELADDRDPLAYGKPLERALRRVRTYPGAVIAAVAGSAWGGAVDLVMSCDLVIAARDARFAMTPANIGLPYSTSGLLRFYDNLPIHVLKEMFFCAQPLDAERAAHHGLVNRLAEPGGVDDAALDVARTIAAKAPLAVHAVKEQLRVLQDARPLPADAFERIAELRRQACEGADFDEGLRAFAERRTPQFRGA; via the coding sequence ATGACCGACCCGACGAAACACGACAGCGCGTCGACCGTGACGGTCGACCTGATCGGCGAGCGGATCGCACGCGTGCGGTTCGCGAATCCTGCGCGGCGCCATGCGCTCGACGCACCGTTGCTCGACGCACTGGTCGCGCGCCTCGATGCGCTCGCCGAACACCGTCCGCCGCCCGTCGTGATCCTGTCGAACGACGGCAGCGGCGACGTGTGGAGCGCGGGGCACGACCTGCGCGAACTGGCCGACGATCGCGATCCGCTCGCATACGGCAAGCCGCTCGAACGCGCGCTGCGGCGCGTGCGAACCTATCCGGGCGCGGTGATCGCGGCGGTGGCCGGTTCGGCGTGGGGTGGTGCGGTCGATCTCGTGATGAGCTGCGACCTCGTCATCGCGGCGCGCGACGCGCGTTTCGCGATGACGCCGGCGAACATCGGCCTGCCGTATTCGACGAGCGGCCTGCTGCGCTTCTACGACAACCTGCCGATCCATGTGCTGAAGGAAATGTTCTTCTGCGCGCAGCCGCTCGATGCGGAGCGCGCCGCGCATCACGGGCTCGTGAACCGGCTGGCCGAACCGGGCGGCGTCGACGACGCGGCGCTCGACGTCGCGCGCACGATTGCCGCGAAGGCGCCGCTTGCCGTGCATGCGGTGAAGGAGCAGTTGCGCGTGCTGCAGGACGCGCGGCCGCTGCCGGCCGACGCGTTCGAACGGATTGCCGAGTTGCGCCGGCAAGCGTGCGAAGGCGCCGATTTCGACGAAGGGTTGCGTGCGTTTGCGGAGCGCCGTACGCCGCAGTTTCGCGGCGCCTAG
- a CDS encoding chromate transporter: MNASARYAALFGVFAPLSIATIGGGQAIIADIQRQVVDVHHWMTATQFVNDFAIARMAPGPGSLLATLIGWQVAGFWGAVIATLALFGPTAFLIYGVAHLWRRHQGKRWQIALEAGLRPVAAGMILASVWVLLQALDGGWAARAIAVASTLCVIYTRIHALLLIAIGALLLVGLHALGGV; the protein is encoded by the coding sequence ATGAACGCGTCTGCACGTTACGCGGCACTGTTCGGCGTATTCGCGCCGTTGTCGATCGCGACGATCGGCGGCGGGCAGGCGATCATCGCCGACATCCAGCGCCAGGTCGTCGACGTCCATCACTGGATGACCGCCACGCAATTCGTGAACGACTTCGCGATCGCGCGGATGGCGCCGGGGCCCGGCTCGCTGCTGGCGACGCTGATCGGCTGGCAGGTGGCCGGCTTCTGGGGTGCGGTGATCGCGACGCTCGCACTGTTCGGCCCGACCGCCTTCCTGATCTACGGCGTCGCGCATCTGTGGCGGCGGCACCAGGGCAAGCGCTGGCAGATCGCGCTCGAAGCCGGCCTGCGCCCGGTCGCGGCCGGCATGATCCTCGCGTCGGTCTGGGTGCTGCTGCAGGCGCTCGACGGCGGCTGGGCCGCGCGTGCGATCGCGGTCGCGTCGACGCTGTGCGTGATCTACACACGCATTCATGCGCTGCTGCTGATCGCGATCGGCGCGCTGCTGCTCGTCGGCCTGCACGCGCTCGGCGGCGTGTAA
- a CDS encoding chromate transporter yields MPPPSATTSPAPPAGDAPPPGILALFIAFTQIGLTSFGGGLSGRMMRDFVYERRWLDEEAFLNGLALSQALPGVNVKNLAIWIGYRLAGWRGAVAGFTGIIAPPAVLIVLIGVAFSTLTRFPLTHIALAGAAAAAIGLSISMAITAVRRLPRRALPFAVMALTFVSVAVLHWPLVWTVLIGGALSVALEYRRAAATPARSDAR; encoded by the coding sequence ATGCCCCCGCCTTCCGCCACGACTTCACCGGCGCCGCCCGCAGGCGACGCACCGCCGCCGGGCATCCTCGCGCTGTTCATCGCGTTCACGCAGATCGGCCTGACCAGCTTCGGCGGCGGACTGAGCGGGCGGATGATGCGCGACTTCGTCTACGAACGGCGCTGGCTCGATGAAGAGGCATTCCTCAACGGCCTCGCGCTGTCGCAAGCGTTGCCGGGCGTCAACGTGAAAAACCTCGCGATCTGGATCGGCTACCGCCTCGCCGGATGGCGCGGCGCGGTGGCCGGATTCACCGGCATCATCGCGCCGCCGGCCGTGCTGATCGTGCTGATCGGCGTCGCGTTCTCGACGCTCACGCGCTTCCCGCTCACGCATATCGCGCTCGCCGGCGCGGCAGCCGCGGCGATCGGGCTGTCGATCTCGATGGCGATCACCGCCGTGCGGCGGCTGCCGCGTCGCGCGCTGCCGTTCGCGGTGATGGCGCTCACCTTCGTGTCGGTGGCGGTGCTGCATTGGCCGCTCGTGTGGACCGTGCTGATCGGCGGCGCGCTGAGCGTCGCGCTCGAATACCGCCGCGCGGCCGCCACACCGGCCAGGAGCGACGCACGATGA
- a CDS encoding DeoR/GlpR family DNA-binding transcription regulator, protein MLTTQRKKAILDALARDGQVLAVELSAQFGVSEDTVRRDLRELAAEGLLQRVHGGALPASPAVAPFAQRETLETAEKRRIARRAAEMIAPGQVAIVDGGTTSALLVSHLPPDLRATIVTHSPSVAVALAAHPSIDVILIGGRLYKHSIVAVGAAAMEGIARIHADLYFMGVTGVHPVAGLSTGDFEEAAIKRALAERAAETVVLASQSKLRAASQFVIGEITLAQTVVVEKETEAALTEPIEAAGVTVVRA, encoded by the coding sequence ATGCTGACGACCCAACGCAAGAAGGCGATCCTCGATGCGCTCGCGCGCGACGGCCAGGTACTGGCGGTCGAGCTGAGCGCGCAATTCGGCGTGTCCGAAGACACGGTTCGCCGCGACCTGCGCGAGCTCGCGGCCGAAGGCCTGCTGCAGCGCGTGCATGGCGGCGCGCTGCCGGCGTCGCCGGCCGTCGCGCCGTTCGCGCAGCGCGAGACGCTCGAGACGGCGGAAAAGCGGCGCATCGCGCGGCGGGCCGCGGAGATGATCGCGCCCGGCCAGGTCGCGATCGTCGACGGCGGCACGACCTCCGCGCTGCTCGTCAGTCATTTGCCGCCCGACCTGCGCGCGACGATCGTCACGCACAGCCCGAGCGTCGCGGTCGCGCTGGCCGCGCATCCGTCGATCGACGTGATCCTGATCGGCGGGCGGCTCTACAAGCACTCGATCGTCGCGGTCGGCGCGGCGGCGATGGAAGGCATCGCGCGCATCCATGCGGACCTGTACTTCATGGGCGTCACGGGCGTTCATCCGGTCGCGGGGCTGAGCACCGGCGATTTCGAGGAAGCGGCGATCAAGCGCGCGCTGGCCGAACGCGCGGCCGAGACGGTCGTGCTTGCGTCGCAGTCGAAACTGCGCGCGGCGTCGCAGTTCGTGATCGGCGAGATCACGCTGGCGCAGACGGTCGTCGTCGAGAAGGAAACCGAAGCCGCGCTGACGGAGCCGATCGAGGCGGCGGGCGTGACGGTCGTGCGCGCATAG
- a CDS encoding NUDIX domain-containing protein: MAATRDRVRIVDTTVLSDDWYVLKKVTFDFQRRDGTWQRLNRETYDRGNGATILLRHAGTGDVLLTRQFRMPAFVSGHDGMLLEAAAGLLDDETPEARIRAEAEEETGYRVRGVRKVFEAFMSPGSVTEKLHFFVGEYDASLRTGDGGGVAEEGEDLEVVEMPLQAALDAVERGEIVDAKTIMLLQYVALRETAGARAA, encoded by the coding sequence ATGGCTGCAACGCGTGACCGGGTCCGCATCGTCGATACGACGGTGCTGTCCGATGACTGGTATGTGCTGAAAAAGGTGACCTTCGATTTCCAGCGCCGCGACGGAACGTGGCAGCGCCTGAACCGCGAGACCTACGATCGCGGCAACGGCGCGACGATCCTGCTGCGCCATGCCGGCACGGGCGACGTGCTGCTGACGCGGCAGTTCCGGATGCCGGCGTTCGTCAGCGGCCACGACGGCATGCTGCTCGAAGCCGCCGCCGGCCTGCTCGACGACGAGACGCCCGAAGCGCGCATCCGCGCGGAGGCCGAGGAGGAGACCGGCTACCGTGTGCGTGGCGTGCGCAAGGTGTTCGAGGCGTTCATGAGCCCGGGCTCCGTGACGGAGAAGCTGCATTTCTTCGTCGGTGAATACGACGCGTCGCTGCGTACCGGCGACGGCGGCGGCGTCGCGGAAGAGGGTGAGGATCTCGAAGTCGTCGAGATGCCGCTGCAGGCGGCGCTGGACGCGGTCGAGCGCGGCGAGATCGTCGACGCGAAGACGATCATGCTGCTGCAGTACGTCGCGCTGCGGGAAACCGCCGGCGCGCGCGCCGCATGA
- a CDS encoding DUF4406 domain-containing protein, whose product MTPQLVLVAGPYRSGTDGDPARIAANLHRLEAAALAVYRRGHVPMIGEWVSLPLAVAAGSTQVGDAISETFLYPAAHRLLRRCDAVLRIDGASRGADMDVGLARELGKPVYFAADEIPLAPDDPDR is encoded by the coding sequence ATGACGCCGCAGCTCGTGCTGGTCGCAGGCCCCTATCGCAGCGGCACCGACGGCGACCCCGCGCGCATCGCCGCGAACCTGCACCGGCTGGAAGCGGCGGCGCTTGCCGTGTACCGGCGCGGGCACGTGCCGATGATCGGCGAATGGGTGTCGCTGCCGCTTGCGGTCGCGGCCGGGTCGACGCAGGTCGGCGACGCGATCAGCGAGACGTTCCTGTATCCGGCCGCGCACCGGTTGCTGCGGCGTTGCGATGCAGTCCTGCGGATCGACGGCGCGTCGCGCGGTGCGGACATGGATGTCGGTCTTGCGCGGGAGCTTGGCAAACCAGTCTATTTCGCGGCCGACGAGATTCCGCTCGCGCCGGACGATCCGGATCGCTGA